A single window of Drosophila suzukii chromosome 3, CBGP_Dsuzu_IsoJpt1.0, whole genome shotgun sequence DNA harbors:
- the LOC108012616 gene encoding solute carrier family 2, facilitated glucose transporter member 8, producing the protein MQTDRPSPDDGFHVVPIHSDSDHHNHSDSDLHIHSNSDHQRERILLNAQTSACCNRDLRNQPQANAVGAAALIFLSGGIHIAWSIGFDSVFVELEVTNHVRICWFIAAILGALLGGFFSRWFPYKVLMEFCSLLTITGGIVMAVNGLDLDALLAGRYLNGLANGLAIAPTLAMAGELSVFYKRGTTTSAAEQWPVMIGFFVQIVCSKGWDIQSDFTEEQFQGVISAVLGTIALILAFLLSIESPVDLLEQGDEQGAIGALSRLQIPRAVTAETYDQVRDHRTYLEHHKSLGWCHALPALVRLTVLRCLYALSLSMMVAFTLAWTGTAVYGDSSGPYVLFGFLRLMGSFLSAFAMDSLGRKIPLLLGLVISGGLSFGLASKFTGSSLLTLSDSRMALWLLLVYQLFAGLGFAPSSSYLSEAFPRRLKRPCIAVSYIMEMLVQLLICQVDLSAIGSDSSYVALYFFSLGCLLLAGFLFCVWYMPETKDTTLLQAQFKFQEFVIPA; encoded by the exons ATGCAGACCGATCGACCATCACCGGATGACGGCTTCCATGTCGTTCCCATTCACAGTGACTCGGATCACCACAATCACAGTGACTCGGATCTCCACATCCACAGTAACTCGGATCACCAGCGGGAACGGATCCTTCTAAATGCGCAGACAAGTGCCTGTTGCAATAGGGATCTCAGAAATCAGCCGCAGGCAAATGCAGTTGGAGCTG CTGCCCTGATATTCCTGTCCGGTGGAATTCACATCGCCTGGAGCATTGGTTTTGACAGTGTGTTTGTAGAACTGGAAGTTACCAACCATGTTAGGATCTGCTGGTTTATAGCAGCCATTCTTGGGGCCCTGCTGGGAGGATTTTTCAGTCGATGGTTTCCCTATAAAGTACTGATG GAATTCTGTTCCCTTCTCACTATTACTGGTGGAATAGTGATGGCTGTGAACGGATTGGATCTCGATGCCCTGCTAGCGGGGAGGTATTTAAATGGATTGGCCAACGGTCTGGCCATAGCACCCACTTTGGCCATGGCTGGTGAGCTGTCGGTCTTCTACAAGAGGGGCACCACCACATCAGCGGCGGAACAATGGCCTGTAATGATCGGGTTCTTTGTGCAGATCGTATGCAGCAAAGGTTGGGACATTCAGAGTGACTTTACGGAGGAGCAGTTCCAGGGAGTGATAAGTGCGGTACTGGGGACCATAGCTTTGATCCTGGCCTTCCTGCTGTCCATCGAATCTCCGGTGGATCTACTGGAACAGGGCGATGAACAAGGTGCCATCGGTGCTCTGAGCAGGCTGCAAATACCGAGAGCTGTGACTGCCGAGACCTACGATCAGGTGAGGGATCATCGCACCTATTTGGAGCACCATAAATCCTTGGGATGGTGCCACGCCCTCCCCGCCCTCGTTCGACTGACTGTGCTGAGGTGTCTATATGCTCTCAGCCTGAGTATGATGGTGGCCTTCACATTAGCCTGGACAGGAACAGCGGTATATGGGGATAGTTCGGGACCCTATGTGCTCTTCGGCTTTCTGCGACTCATGGGCAGCTTCTTGAGTGCCTTCGCCATGGATTCGCTGGGCAGGAAAATCCCCCTGCTCCTGGGACTCGTAATCTCGGGGGGTTTGAGCTTTGGACTGGCCAGCAAATTCACTGGCAGCTCACTGCTGACCCTCTCGGACAGTCGAATGGCCCTGTGGCTCCTGCTCGTCTACCAACTCTTCGCTGGCTTGGGCTTTGCCCCCAGCTCATCGTATCTCTCGGAGGCCTTTCCTCGTCGCCTCAAAAGGCCCTGCATTGCCGTGTCCTACATCATGGAGATGCTTGTCCAGCTGCTCATCTGCCAAGTGGATCTCAGTGCGATCGGCAGTGACAGCAGCTATGTGGCCCTCTATTTCTTCAGCCTTGGATGTCTACTTCTGGCAGGATTCCTCTTCTGCGTTTGGTATATGCCGGAAACGAAGGACACCACACTCCTGCAGGCGCAATTCAAGTTCCAGGAATTCGTTATCCCAGCCTGA
- the LOC108012255 gene encoding probable metabolite transport protein CsbC, whose protein sequence is MSAKKCEPPPQDPIATPQKATFLRLGHKNHSQWNALGSASFILISGGMSLAWGAGFAVHSAHREQLLLTVHMQIAWYITAILGALFGAFYTHRLPQQPIYIFASCLVMASGILFLAWPECPGAIIAARYLDGLANGLVFVPALSTVGEIGVNEIRGLLASTVEQLSSNTGILMQLLYTAVWQADWNVVIVADQVHGVLSIIYGVIALALSVTLCVESPVHLLMRSNEQRAVVALRHLQRPYMVTSETLLRLDEHKQYVAAYREMCLGTSLRKGYPSVIKLLALRLLGILCLNFIICCALYETASQLVSSFHAWPYVVFGVLRFSGCFFVVVLMDTTGRKKPTLFGTFSTGAFAIAFANLFGRTPNMITALVMLFGLQFFVGVGQCASAVYLTEAFPLGIKPHLVAMVYIMELITRLLLCSFAPSIDGITNYFHVLGGLSMVFFLLGIFCLPETRLVTLAEAQIKFSKWFNKDF, encoded by the exons ATGTCGGCCAAGAAGTGTGAGCCGCCGCCTCAGGATCCGATTGCCACGCCCCAAAAGGCCACCTTCCTTCGTTTGGGCCACAAGAACCACTCCCAGTGGAATGCCCTCGGATCGGCCTCCTTTATCCTGATCTCTGGGGGGATGAGTTTGGCATGGGGAGCCGGATTTGCCGTCCACTCCGCACATCGGGAACAACTCCTGCTCACCGTTCACATGCAGATTGCCTGGTATATCACCGCCATCCTGGGAGCACTTTTTGGGGCATTCTACACCCATCGGCTGCCACAGCAACCCATCTAT ATTTTTGCCTCCTGCCTTGTTATGGCCTCGGGAATTCTATTTCTGGCTTGGCCGGAGTGTCCTGGAGCCATTATAGCAGCCCGATATCTGGACGGACTGGCCAATGGTCTGGTTTTTGTGCCCGCCTTGAGTACCGTGGGCGAGATTGGGGTGAACGAGATCCGAGGACTTTTGGCATCCACTGTGGAGCAGCTCAGCTCTAATACTGGCATCCTGATGCAGTTACTCTACACGGCCGTGTGGCAAGCGGACTGGAACGTTGTCATTGTGGCGGATCAGGTGCACGGAGTGCTCTCCATAATCTACGGGGTGATAGCCCTGGCCTTATCAGTGACCCTTTGTGTGGAGTCACCTGTGCACCTGCTGATGCGATCCAATGAGCAAAGGGCGGTGGTTGCCTTGAGGCACCTGCAGAGACCCTATATGGTGACCAGTGAAACGCTACTGAGACTGGATGAACATAAGCAGTATGTGGCTGCCTATCGAGAGATGTGTTTGGGGACGAGTCTTAGGAAAGGATATCCATCGGTTATTAAGCTCCTGGCCCTTCGATTGCTGGGCATTCTGTGCCTGAACTTCATCATCTGTTGTGCTCTCTATGAGACAGCCAGTCAGCTGGTGAGCAGCTTTCACGCCTGGCCCTATGTGGTTTTTGGAGTCCTGCGGTTTAGCGGATGCTTCTTTGTGGTGGTCCTGATGGACACCACGGGTCGCAAGAAACCCACTCTCTTCGGAACCTTCTCCACGGGAGCCTTTGCCATCGCTTTTGCCAATTTATTCGGAAGAACTCCCAACATGATTACCGCTCTGGTGATGCTCTTCGGTTTGCAATTCTTCGTGGGAGTGGGTCAATGTGCCTCGGCGGTTTACCTCACCGAGGCCTTCCCTCTAGGAATAAAACCACACTTGGTGGCTATGGTCTACATAATGGAACTGATCACACGACTGCTCCTTTGCAGTTTTGCACCATCGATCGATGGGATTACGAACTACTTTCATGTTTTGGGAGGACTTTCAATGGTGTTCTTTCTTCTAGGAATCTTCTGTCTCCCAGAAACTAGACTCGTAACTTTGGCAGAGGCGCAGATTAAATTCTCCAAGTGGTTCAACAAGGATTTCTAA
- the LOC108012605 gene encoding uncharacterized protein, translating to MPMLPTIEEEAKLSWLRLMWKYRLQFQSMASASIVFVGCGMRLAWSIFDTPAGKFLNHNNTHNLMMSWFIGAALGALLAALFVQRVTKNVAYTSSGFLMIMAGILNIFLPQHFLAACYSSVSVGAAYGLTQVQALVTGSEVAHKSIRGMLLSCEKIFLWLGVCVQVFYTRVWRNMRPLDTHGYEMHIDQLHGIAIAGLGLGAVILALAHRLESPLLLLHQERDMAVGDTLKALHGQSTTELVRLREDCRQLHSARDWERFVEEPEESVAGWRVWARRLLPFFKVLLLRCFATLAVSLSYNRAFVVVSWHGLECDMSCMYWLGFAGLIGSTLGAFTVDWQGRRKFCSLSLFLSGIVIVMVGGVFEHLESLKRSFYDINLLAIALLMLLFEVIVAGGVAVPALIYTAEAFSIAHKARCLAGILILEQLLQLGLLLATFEHYITVSVFFFTIGGLSFIVGLIVFMFMPETRQLTLYECLLKFKKVP from the exons ATGCCTATGTTACCAACGATTGAGGAAGAGGCCAAGTTGTCCTGGCTTCGCCTCATGTGGAAATATCGCCTTCAATTCCAGTCCATGGCCTCCG CTTCGATTGTTTTCGTGGGCTGTGGAATGCGCTTGGCCTGGTCAATTTTCGACACGCCCGCCGGAAAGTTcctcaaccacaataataccCATAACCTGATGATGAGCTGGTTTATTGGAGCCGCTTTGGGTGCCCTTTTGGCCGCCCTATTTGTGCAGCGTGTCACCAAGAATGTGGCATAT aCCTCCAGTGGCTTTCTGATGATCATGGCTGGCATTCTGAATATATTTCTTCCTCAGCATTTTCTGGCCGCCTGCTATAGTAGCGTGAGTGTGGGCGCAGCCTATGGATTGACCCAGGTTCAAGCCCTGGTCACGGGATCAGAGGTGGCCCACAAGTCCATTCGAGGGATGCTCCTCAGTTGTGAGAAGATATTCCTGTGGCTGGGAGTCTGTGTGCAGGTGTTCTACACTCGTGTGTGGCGCAATATGAGACCACTGGATACGCATGGTTACGAAATGCACATTGATCAGTTGCATGGGATAGCCATTGctggattgggattgggagcTGTTATCCTGGCACTAGCTCATCGACTGGAATCACCACTACTGCTGTTGCATCAGGAAAGGGATATGGCCGTGGGTGATACTCTAAAAGCCCTACATGGACAATCTACCACAGAGTTGGTGAGATTGCGGGAAGACTGCCGACAACTTCATAGCGCTCGAGATTGGGAAAGATTTGTGGAGGAACCAGAAGAATCTGTGGCGGGCTGGAGAGTCTGGGCGAGAAGACTCCTACCCTTTTTCAAGGTCCTGCTACTGAGATGCTTTGCCACACTGGCCGTGTCCTTGAGCTACAATCGAGCCTTTGTGGTGGTCAGTTGGCATGGCCTGGAATGCGATATGAGCTGCATGTACTGGCTGGGATTCGCCGGTCTTATAGGCAGTACTTTAGGAGCTTTTACAGTAGACTGGCAGGGTCGCAGGAAATTCTGTTCCTTATCACTTTTCCTCTCCGGCATTGTGATTGTAATGGTGGGCGGAGTCTTCGAGCATCTGGAGTCCCTCAAGAGATCCTTCTATGACATAAACCTCTTGGCCATTGCTTTGCTAATGCTTTTATTTGAGGTTATTGTGGCAGGAGGCGTGGCAGTTCCCGCCCTTATATACACAGCCGAGGCCTTTAGTATCGCCCACAAGGCCAGATGTCTAGCTGGGATCCTAATCCTGGAGCAACTGCTTCAACTGGGCCTTCTTTTGGCCACCTTCGAGCACTACATCACCGTTTCGGTATTCTTCTTCACGATCGGTGGTCTTAGCTTTATAGTTGGTCTAATTGTATTTATGTTTATGCCAGAAACCAGGCAACTCACCCTCTATGAGTGCCTGCTCAAGTTCAAGAAAGTTCCTTAA
- the LOC108012576 gene encoding arabinose-proton symporter → MRNDKFAQPPPIGFPSAPPQQAFPQPGYNQPGYPHPGYNQPGHPWNPPPQQLGFSGYPPPPQHGYPPQFYGAPPGYGAPQPPPPPHIPQQTTTVVVNSGWYSRNQKNKPQSNAVGAAGLIFVSGGMNIAWSIGFHGNLYYKTTDHNYAAWFIGGIIGAVLSCFLTNKIAKKYVLIFSSILVMIGGIVIASTRQNGNATLAASYLDGIANGLVFAPFMALAGEVSVSYMRGLVAASVEQMCFGLGIFLQIIYTTTWSYSSYQSYNSFSAENMKGVLSIIYGFLALVIGSLLCIESPVIMLAKNNDEQGAIDALRRLQRPYTLTNETYEQLAEHKKYLAQNNDLSMGQTIGQALPTFIKLVFLRGLNAMSISSFVRITLIYSFGFHGHGSGYLGWYIGFGVCRWMGNFIATFCMESMGRKKPTVLGLIVCSALAFVIAAQYNIFLYDTGNVIMLLVFQLFAGIAFTATSPYLSEAYPLKVKQHFIAFTFIGEMLVFIGLTIASWSHSAGANYFYVMGGLYLFGFVFVALCLPETRRKTLRNAQDMFSTFFSKGF, encoded by the exons ATGAGGAACGATAAATTTGCACAGCCACCGCCAATAGGCTTTCCATCTGCACCACCACAGCAAGCATTTCCACAGCCAGGATATAATCAGCCAGGATATCCCCACCCAGGATATAATCAGCCAGGACATCCCTGGAATCCCCCTCCACAACAGTTAGGATTTTCGGGATATCCGCCACCACCACAACATGGTTATCCCCCACAATTCTACGGTGCACCACCTGGCTATGGAGCACCACAACCGCCACCACCTCCTCATATACCCCAGCAAACCACCACGGTGGTGGTAAATAGTGGATGGTACAGTCGGAATCAGAAGAACAAGCCACAATCAAATGCTGTTGGCGCAG CGGGTCTCATTTTTGTCTCTGGGGGAATGAACATTGCGTGGAGCATTGGATTCCATGGAAATCTCTACTATAAAACCACCGATCATAATTATGCAGCCTGGTTTATAGGAGGCATCATAGGTGCCGTGCTCAGCTGTTTTCTAACCAACAAAATAGCCAAGAAGTATGTTCTG ATCTTCAGTTCAATACTGGTGATGATTGGTGGCATTGTGATTGCCAGTACCAGGCAGAATGGTAATGCCACGTTGGCGGCTTCCTATCTGGATGGAATAGCCAATGGATTAGTGTTTGCTCCCTTTATGGCCTTGGCTGGCGAAGTCTCAGTTTCCTATATGAGGGGTCTGGTCGCAGCCAGCGTTGAGCAGATGTGTTTTGGCCTCGGAATCTTTCTGCAGATCATCTACACCACAACGTGGAGCTACTCTTCGTATCAATCGTACAATTCCTTCTCTGCTGAGAATATGAAGGGAGTGCTGAGCATTATCTATGGATTTTTGGCTTTGGTTATAGGCTCCCTGCTTTGCATTGAATCTCCGGTAATTATGCTGGCCAAAAATAACGACGAGCAGGGGGCCATTGATGCCCTGCGGCGACTTCAGAGGCCCTATACCTTGACCAACGAGACCTACGAACAGCTGGCGGAGCACAAGAAGTACTTGGCCCAGAACAATGATCTTTCGATGGGTCAAACTATTGGACAGGCTCTGCCCACCTTCATTAAACTGGTATTCCTGCGTGGTCTGAATGCCATGAGTATTTCCAGCTTTGTTCGCATCACCCTGATATATTCCTTTGGATTCCATGGACATGGATCGGGATATTTGGGCTGGTACATTGGATTCGGCGTCTGCCGGTGGATGGGCAACTTTATAGCCACCTTCTGCATGGAATCAATGGGTCGCAAGAAGCCCACCGTCCTGGGACTCATTGTTTGCAGTGCCCTGGCCTTTGTGATTGCCGCCCAGTACAATATATTCCTTTATGATACCGGAAATGTCATCATGCTGCTTGTCTTCCAACTCTTCGCCGGAATAGCCTTTACGGCCACTTCGCCATACCTTTCGGAGGCATATCCTCTAAAGGTCAAGCAGCACTTTATCGCCTTCACATTCATCGGCGAGATGCTGGTCTTCATAGGGTTAACCATAGCGTCATGGAGCCATTCTGCCGGAGCAAATTACTTTTATGTCATGGGAGGACTCTACTTGTTCGGATTCGTCTTCGTGGCTCTCTGCTTGCCAGAGACCAGAAGGAAAACTCTTCGAAACGCTCAGGATATGTTCAGTACTTTCTTCAGCAAGGGTTTCTAG
- the Srg2 gene encoding putative metabolite transport protein YwtG, which yields MQNDKFAPPPLGMQNDKYPPPMGFVSAPPQPGYPPPGYPQPGHPAHITPADTYGGPPPPPPQPPRDPPTRVDPPREGCFQRNQKNKPQPNAVGSAGLIFMSGGMNIAWSVGFRGAIYYSATQHNFVAWFIGAIIGAVASCLLANKVAKKYVLQFSSVLVTIGGLVIACTYNNGPGTVAACYLDGIANGLIFAPFMALAGEISVAYKRGVVTSNLEQVCFGVGIFLQIIYTSSWSATSYYNDFSAENMKGVLSTIFGILALIMGSLLIIESPVQMLADNDEQGAIDALRRLQKPCVLTEETYDQLAEHKWYLAFNKDMSKNQSISQALSTFARLAFLRVLNAMSISRFVVLTLAISIYGSYGFSSASSWFVGFAICRWMGTVIPSFCTDCLGRKKITCFGLLVSCGMSFALGSQYDVYTYMRGVTALLMVFEFFAGMAFSATSAYLSEAYPLGVKQHFIALTFITEMFVFLIINVCTYNVLQAYTYFYVMGAMYLVGFILAVVSLPETKLMTLRGAQEQFSRFLNTRF from the exons ATGCAGAACGACAAATTTGCACCACCGCCGTTGGGCATGCAAAACGACAAGTACCCACCGCCAATGGGTTTCGTCTCGGCACCACCACAGCCAGGATATCCACCACCAGGATACCCGCAGCCAGGACATCCCGCTCACATCACACCGGCAGACACATATGGAGGtcctccaccaccaccaccacaaccaCCGAGGGATCCACCCACCCGAGTGGATCCACCACGCGAAGGATGTTTTCAGCGCAACCAGAAGAACAAACCACAACCCAATGCAGTGGGCTCAG CTGGTCTCATCTTCATGTCAGGAGGCATGAACATTGCGTGGTCTGTTGGCTTCCGAGGAGCAATCTATTACTCGGCCACCCAGCATAATTTCGTGGCCTGGTTTATTGGAGCCATTATTGGGGCGGTGGCTAGTTGCTTGCTCGCCAACAAGGTGGccaaaaaatatgttttg CAATTTTCCTCGGTTCTGGTGACAATCGGTGGATTGGTTATCGCCTGCACCTACAATAATGGCCCTGGAACAGTGGCCGCATGCTATTTGGATGGCATAGCCAACGGATTGATATTTGCCCCATTCATGGCCCTTGCTGGAGAGATCTCGGTGGCCTATAAGAGGGGCGTGGTCACCTCGAATTTGGAGCAAGTATGCTTTGGAGTCGGCATCTTTCTGCAGATCATATATACCAGTAGCTGGTCGGCTACCTCATACTACAATGATTTTTCGGCCGAGAATATGAAAGGAGTGCTGAGCACAATCTTTGGCATATTGGCTCTTATTATGGGCTCACTTTTGATCATCGAATCGCCAGTTCAGATGCTGGCCGATAACGATGAGCAAGGAGCCATTGATGCACTTCGTCGACTGCAAAAACCCTGCGTTCTGACCGAAGAAACCTACGATCAGCTGGCGGAGCACAAGTGGTATTTGGCCTTCAATAAGGACATGTCCAAGAATCAGAGCATTTCCCAGGCCCTTTCCACCTTTGCTCGACTCGCTTTCCTGCGAGTCCTGAATGCGATGAGTATTTCCAGGTTTGTGGTCCTAACTTTGGCCATTTCCATCTACGGCTCGTATGGGTTTTCGAGCGCCAGCTCCTGGTTCGTAGGATTCGCCATATGCCGATGGATGGGAACCGTCATCCCGTCATTCTGCACGGACTGCTTGGGCCGCAAGAAGATTACTTGTTTTGGCCTCCTCGTGAGCTGTGGAATGTCCTTCGCCCTGGGTTCGCAGTACGATGTGTACACCTACATGAGGGGAGTGACCGCGTTGCTGATGGTCTTCGAGTTCTTTGCGGGAATGGCTTTCTCGGCCACCTCAGCGTACCTCTCGGAGGCCTATCCCCTGGGGGTTAAGCAGCACTTCATCGCCCTAACCTTCATCACCGAAATGTTCGTCTTCCTCATCATCAATGTATGCACCTACAATGTGCTGCAGGCATACACCTACTTCTATGTAATGGGCGCGATGTATCTGGTGGGTTTCATCCTTGCAGTCGTTTCCTTGCCGGAAACGAAGCTGATGACCCTGCGAGGTGCCCAGGAACAGTTCAGCAGGTTCCTCAACACGCGGTTCTAA